Proteins from a single region of Callithrix jacchus isolate 240 chromosome 12, calJac240_pri, whole genome shotgun sequence:
- the HHEX gene encoding hematopoietically-expressed homeobox protein HHEX: protein MQYPHPGPAAGAVGVPLYAPTPLLQPAHPTPFYIEDILGRGPAAPTPAPTLPSPNSSFTSLVSPYRTPVYEPTPIHPAFSHHSAAALAAAYGPGGFGGPLYPFPRTVNDYTHALLRHDPLGKPLLWSPFLQRPLHKRKGGQVRFSNDQTIELEKKFETQKYLSPPERKRLAKMLQLSERQVKTWFQNRRAKWRRLKQENPQSNKKEELESLDNSCDQRQDLPSEQNKGASLDSSQCSPSPASQEDLESEISEDSDQEVDIEGDKGYFNAG from the exons ATGCAGTACCCGCACCCCGGGCCCGCGGCGGGCGCCGTAGGGGTGCCGCTGTACGCGCCCACGCCGCTGCTGCAGCCCGCGCACCCGACGCCCTTCTACATCGAGGACATCCTGGGCCGCGGGCCCGCCGCGCCCACTCCCGCCCCCACGCTGCCGTCCCCCAACTCCTCCTTCACCAGCCTCGTGTCCCCCTACCGGACCCCGGTGTACGAACCCACGCCGATCCACCCCGCCTTCTCGCATCACTCCGCCGCCGCGCTGGCCGCTGCCTACGGACCCGGGGGCTTTGGGGGCCCTCTGTACCCCTTCCCACGGACGGTGAACGACTACACGCACGCCCTGCTCCGCCACGACCCCCTGG GCAAACCTCTACTTTGGAGCCCCTTCTTGCAGAGGCCTCTGCATAAAAGGAAAGGCGGCCAGGTGAGGTTCTCCAACGACCAGACCATCGAGCTGGAGAAGAAGTTCGAGACGCAGAAATACCTCTCTCCGCCTGAGAGGAAGCGTCTggccaagatgctgcagcttagCGAGAGACAG GTTAAAACCTGGTTTCAGAATCGACGCGCTAAATGGAGGAGACTAAAACAG GAGAACcctcaaagcaataaaaaagaagaactgGAAAGTTTGGACAATTCCTGTGACCAGAGGCAAGATTTGCCCAGTGAACAGAATAAAGGTGCTTCTTTAGATAGCTCTCAGTGTtcaccctcccctgcctcccaggaaGACCTTGAATCAGAGATTTCAGAGGATTCAGATCAGGAAGTGGACATTGAGGGCGATAAAGGATATTTTAATGCTGGATGA